The region TTCCGAGAGCGGAGCCTGTTAAAGCCACGTCGGCATCTCCTGCGGAGGTCGTTCAGGGGATTGAACGACTGGAGGAAAAGCGATCTCAAATCGAGACGGTTATCCGCGCATTTTTTAAGGCCGCAACGGTGGAAGATAAATTGGCTTTCGCCCGTGCGCCCGAGCGTGTGCGACCGTTGTTGCGGGATTATTATCGCCAGCGCCCTTTCCAGCCGCGCACCGTAACTGGGCTGGGAACTTGCCAGTCAGTCGGAGAAAAAGGCTATCGTCTAGGCTACATTCAGGCTCTTTTTGCCCAAGAGACGCCTGTGAGTGTCATCGTGGAGGAGCAGGAGGATAAGCAATTTCGCGTGGATTGGGAAAGCTTGGTTCGTTACAGTGAAATGGAATGGGCTGATTTTATCCGGCAGCGGCCTGAAACGCCTACCATGATGCGGGTCATGGCTTCTCAAAGTGTCATGAAGCCAGCCGAGGGGCGCGAATGGCTACAAATCAGTAGCCCGGGTCATGATCACGCCATCCAGGCTTATTTTGACCGCAACGACCCCAAGTTTCAGCCTTTAGTGGATCAACTTCAGGCCGGGGGCTGGAAAAATGTTCCGCTCACGCTCAGACTGTGTTATTCGAAACCTAAATTAAACGCTGACACCGTTCAGATCGTAAACTGTGAAGGCAAAGGCTGGTTGATACTAAACTGACAGGAGGAGCTAACCACGTGAGCAAGACCCACCCACCCAAGTCCAAGACGGCTAAAAAAACGGTGCCTGCTAAGCCCGCCCCCAAAGCTGTAACCAAAAAAGCTCCCTCTAAAGCTCCTGCCAAAAAGCCTGTGCAAACTAAGCCGACGACAAAAAGTGTGGCTAAAAAGCAGCCAGTTAAAACAGTCAGTGCGGCGAAAAAAATAGTTTCGGCGAAAAAAGCACCGCCGCCTGCGAAGAAGGTGGCTGCAAAGAAAGATGCGCCTGCGAAAAAGGCCACTCCGGCAAAAAAAGTCGCACCCATTAAAAAGCCTGTTGCCGTGAAGAAAGCACCTCCGGCGAAGAAAGACGCGGTAGCGAAAAAGCCAGCTGCACCTGTGAAGAAAGCGCCGACTCAGCCAACAGCTAGCGTGAAAGCGCCCGCCGTGAAGCCTGTGGTGAAAGTGGAAGTGAAGGCAGAGACTCCTGCTCCGGTGAAGCCAACTCCAGCACCCGTCGCAAAGCCCGCTGCATCCTCAAAAGCGGGGGGTAAGGCTCCTGCTGCGCCAGTGGTTGTGGCGGATCCTATTGCACCGCCCAAGCCACCTGTGATCTCGGATGAAAAGCCCGTTGCGGTAAAATCAGGTGCGCTGTTTTATGATTCCCACATGCACACTCCCCTGTGTAAACATGCCTGGGGTGAACCTGAAGAATATGCGGCCCAGGCGCTGAAGTCGGGCCTGAAGGGAATCATCTTCACTTGTCATTGCCCGATGCCAGATGGTTTTTGGCCGACCGTGCGCATGTCTGATAGCGAATTTGATACTTACGTGTCCATCGTTCAGCGGACGGCCGAGGCCTATAAAG is a window of Prosthecobacter dejongeii DNA encoding:
- a CDS encoding histidinol-phosphatase HisJ family protein, encoding MSKTHPPKSKTAKKTVPAKPAPKAVTKKAPSKAPAKKPVQTKPTTKSVAKKQPVKTVSAAKKIVSAKKAPPPAKKVAAKKDAPAKKATPAKKVAPIKKPVAVKKAPPAKKDAVAKKPAAPVKKAPTQPTASVKAPAVKPVVKVEVKAETPAPVKPTPAPVAKPAASSKAGGKAPAAPVVVADPIAPPKPPVISDEKPVAVKSGALFYDSHMHTPLCKHAWGEPEEYAAQALKSGLKGIIFTCHCPMPDGFWPTVRMSDSEFDTYVSIVQRTAEAYKGKLDVCLGLESEFFPGHEKWIENLHKRAEFDYILGAVHWQSKDYLAKFETGTIENFRRTYFEHLAQSAETGLYDCLAHPDLVKNYHPDSWCFAIIKNTVSTVLDRIAKTGVAMELNTSGLNKSYSEMNPGNEMLRMMAERKIPVVLGSDSHKPVRVGEHFITALNNLSDAGYEEISYFKKRQRIDLRISDVLASIRKAIDANS